In the genome of Fulvivirga maritima, one region contains:
- a CDS encoding RNA polymerase sigma factor yields the protein MKLKIHRSEEDTLIRQCKKQDNQAQKEVYEKYASTMLGICVRYIKEPGQAEDVMINGFVKVFEKIDQFKGDGSFEGWIRRIMVNDSLTYLRQNKSMYLEVDIEKADLEPDYSSLDNQLEAEDLLTMIQQLPTGYRTVFNLYAVEGFSHREIAEQLGISENTSKSQLSRARALLQKQLLATEQNMKNKFN from the coding sequence ATGAAACTGAAAATACATCGGTCAGAAGAAGATACTTTAATCCGGCAATGTAAAAAGCAGGATAACCAGGCACAGAAAGAAGTGTATGAAAAATATGCCTCTACTATGCTGGGTATCTGTGTTCGTTATATTAAAGAGCCCGGTCAAGCCGAAGATGTAATGATCAATGGCTTTGTTAAAGTATTTGAAAAGATCGATCAGTTTAAAGGAGATGGCAGTTTCGAAGGTTGGATCAGACGCATTATGGTTAATGATTCGCTAACCTACCTCAGGCAAAATAAGAGCATGTACCTGGAGGTAGACATAGAAAAGGCAGATCTGGAGCCTGATTATTCTTCGCTGGATAATCAATTAGAAGCAGAAGATTTGCTCACTATGATTCAACAACTGCCAACAGGTTACCGAACGGTATTTAACCTGTACGCTGTAGAAGGGTTTTCGCATCGGGAGATAGCAGAGCAACTGGGCATAAGTGAAAACACTTCTAAATCACAATTGAGCCGAGCCCGGGCTTTATTGCAAAAGCAATTATTAGCCACTGAGCAGAACATGAAAAATAAATTTAATTAA
- a CDS encoding DMT family transporter — translation MKASSKNLILLFILASLWGPSFLFIKIAVKEMSPVHVATFRIFIAAIALNLFLQIAGTPFKKSLKFWRDITISGIFSLSLPFMLISWAETHIDSALASILNGLTPLFTIIMANFLIADDKMTKHKLIGTLLGFVGLFTLISPHFSSHMSSSFLGIIAVVLAAVSYGIGMVYSRMKLRNVPPLHAPAAQLLVASAYMLPLCISTVGLPHFSELSGSSISSILALALLGTAVAYVIFFKIIESASASYLSYVTYLIPIYGIALGVIFLKESISSESIIGALIILIGLMIANKTIKIPFKKKQLNNSAIKN, via the coding sequence ATGAAAGCATCATCAAAAAACTTAATCTTACTGTTTATATTGGCCTCACTTTGGGGCCCTTCTTTCCTTTTTATTAAAATAGCCGTTAAGGAAATGAGCCCTGTTCATGTAGCTACTTTCAGAATTTTTATTGCTGCCATAGCGTTGAACTTATTTCTGCAAATAGCGGGTACACCTTTTAAAAAGAGCCTAAAGTTTTGGCGAGATATTACCATTTCAGGCATATTCTCTTTGTCTTTACCTTTTATGCTCATATCATGGGCCGAAACACATATTGACAGCGCCTTAGCTTCTATTCTCAATGGTCTTACCCCATTATTTACCATTATCATGGCTAATTTCTTAATAGCAGATGATAAAATGACCAAACATAAACTAATAGGAACACTCTTAGGCTTTGTTGGGCTTTTCACCCTTATTTCACCTCATTTTTCTAGCCATATGAGCAGTTCTTTCCTGGGGATAATAGCCGTAGTATTGGCAGCCGTTAGCTATGGTATAGGTATGGTTTATTCCAGAATGAAGCTTAGAAACGTACCTCCGTTACACGCACCGGCGGCTCAGCTATTAGTCGCTTCAGCTTACATGCTACCCTTGTGTATTTCTACGGTTGGCTTACCTCATTTCAGCGAGCTTTCAGGCTCCTCTATTTCCTCAATACTCGCACTTGCCTTGCTTGGAACCGCCGTGGCCTATGTAATCTTTTTTAAAATAATAGAAAGTGCAAGTGCATCTTACCTCTCTTATGTCACCTACCTAATTCCTATTTATGGAATAGCACTTGGCGTTATTTTTCTTAAAGAAAGCATCTCATCAGAGAGCATAATTGGTGCATTAATTATTCTCATAGGCTTAATGATCGCTAACAAAACAATCAAAATTCCTTTCAAAAAGAAGCAATTAAACAACTCTGCGATAAAAAACTGA
- a CDS encoding tetratricopeptide repeat protein codes for MLKYSACKWHIIALTFLLTLYNTLNAQNDINAQHFLSKGHQFLSNNSEMAIEAFSRSIQLDSNFSEAFYQRGIAYLKQGEYENALHDLQHANRSASINNSYIYTAFAFQGTGKLDSAKTFFYRYISQHPQDTAAYFYVLTGTAPHETGHFKLQSLPDMSIELQSLHEKFQYYRYLKLDATDHQEQALAAINELIKLRPSFFMYYIYKGDELFALKRYDEAIFMYNIAAMKKAEDDSIYFKRGKTYQQLAKYDMAITDYEHAIEINAKAGNYYAKKGECLKHLGYKEKACESWKKASELGYKMLPDDEITNCDLYDN; via the coding sequence ATGCTTAAGTATTCAGCTTGTAAATGGCATATTATTGCCCTCACATTTCTCCTCACCTTATATAACACACTAAATGCGCAAAATGATATAAATGCACAGCATTTTTTATCAAAAGGCCATCAATTTCTTTCAAATAATTCTGAAATGGCTATCGAAGCTTTTTCACGCAGTATCCAACTCGACTCAAATTTTTCTGAAGCTTTTTACCAGAGAGGCATAGCATACCTGAAGCAAGGAGAATATGAAAATGCTCTCCATGACTTACAACATGCGAATAGATCAGCCTCTATAAACAACTCCTATATATATACTGCTTTTGCCTTCCAGGGAACCGGAAAACTGGACAGTGCTAAAACTTTTTTTTATCGTTATATCTCACAGCATCCTCAGGATACTGCTGCGTATTTCTATGTGCTCACTGGAACGGCTCCTCATGAAACCGGCCATTTCAAACTACAGTCTCTTCCAGACATGAGTATAGAACTACAATCACTACATGAAAAGTTCCAATACTATAGATATTTAAAACTGGACGCCACAGATCACCAGGAACAAGCATTAGCGGCCATTAACGAACTTATCAAATTACGTCCCTCCTTTTTTATGTATTACATATATAAAGGTGATGAGCTTTTTGCTTTGAAGAGGTATGATGAAGCCATATTTATGTACAACATTGCCGCTATGAAAAAGGCTGAAGATGATAGCATATATTTCAAACGAGGCAAAACATATCAACAGCTGGCAAAGTATGACATGGCTATAACTGACTATGAGCATGCTATAGAAATAAATGCTAAAGCAGGCAACTACTATGCTAAGAAGGGAGAATGTCTGAAGCACCTTGGCTATAAAGAAAAGGCTTGTGAAAGTTGGAAGAAAGCAAGTGAATTAGGCTACAAAATGCTGCCAGATGATGAGATAACGAACTGTGATTTATATGACAACTAG
- a CDS encoding DoxX family membrane protein, whose protein sequence is MKAKILFVVSLLFGLMFINAGLNKFFNYMPMPEDMPEAVVSTMTAMMQISWLMPLIAIAEIIGGILFIIPKLRALGALVILPVLSGILLFNTVTDTSALPITLVLVIIEAWVIIENRHKYFALIG, encoded by the coding sequence ATGAAAGCAAAAATACTCTTTGTAGTATCTCTACTATTTGGCCTTATGTTTATTAACGCCGGCCTTAATAAGTTTTTCAATTACATGCCCATGCCCGAAGATATGCCTGAAGCAGTGGTAAGCACCATGACCGCGATGATGCAAATCAGTTGGTTAATGCCATTAATTGCCATTGCAGAAATAATCGGCGGAATACTTTTTATTATTCCTAAATTAAGAGCTCTTGGAGCACTAGTTATTTTGCCTGTATTAAGCGGCATTCTGCTATTCAATACCGTTACTGATACTTCGGCTTTACCCATTACATTAGTGTTAGTAATTATAGAAGCTTGGGTAATTATTGAAAACAGACACAAGTACTTCGCACTGATAGGATAA
- a CDS encoding citrate synthase, with protein sequence MSKTAELKIGNDSFQLPLTEGTEGEQGIDIGKLRSESGIITLDRGFKNTGSTKSAITFLDGEKGILRYRGYSIEDLAEKSSFIEVAYLLIYGELPSQEELATFQNEIKHHTLVPESTNKILEGFPASAHPMGVLSSLVTSLTAFYPESLNPNRSEEAIDLNIIRLLAKLPTFAAWAYKHQMSHPVNYPDNKFGYCSNFLQMMFRLPHERYEEDPVIANALDKLLILHADHEQNCSTSTVRIVGSSHASLYSSIAAGINALWGPLHGGANAAVIKMLENIKEDGGDTKKWMAKAKDKDDPFRLFGFGHRVYKNFDPRAKIIKKAADDVLSKLGVNDPVLEIAKGLEEVALNDDYFVERKLYPNVDFYSGIIYRALGIPENMFTVMFALGRLPGWIAQWKEMRENGEPIGRPRQIYVGENLRPYVEADKR encoded by the coding sequence ATGTCAAAGACGGCTGAATTAAAAATTGGAAACGATTCCTTTCAGTTGCCTCTTACCGAAGGTACAGAAGGTGAACAGGGAATTGACATTGGAAAGTTAAGAAGCGAAAGTGGAATCATAACCTTAGATAGAGGTTTCAAAAACACAGGTTCTACAAAAAGCGCTATTACCTTTCTCGATGGCGAAAAAGGAATTTTAAGATATAGAGGTTACTCTATTGAAGATTTGGCGGAAAAATCGAGTTTTATTGAAGTAGCTTATCTTCTAATATATGGTGAGCTTCCATCTCAGGAAGAACTTGCAACATTCCAAAACGAAATTAAACATCACACGCTGGTACCTGAAAGCACTAACAAAATACTTGAAGGCTTCCCGGCAAGCGCGCATCCAATGGGCGTTTTATCTTCTTTAGTAACCTCTCTTACAGCTTTCTACCCTGAGTCGTTAAATCCTAACAGATCAGAAGAAGCCATTGACTTAAATATTATCAGGCTATTGGCTAAATTGCCAACCTTCGCAGCATGGGCTTATAAACACCAAATGAGCCACCCTGTAAATTATCCTGACAATAAATTCGGGTATTGCTCTAACTTCTTACAAATGATGTTTAGACTACCTCATGAGAGATATGAAGAAGATCCTGTAATAGCAAATGCTTTAGACAAGTTACTTATTCTGCATGCTGATCATGAGCAAAACTGCTCTACAAGTACTGTAAGAATTGTAGGTAGCTCACATGCCAGCCTGTATTCATCTATCGCTGCTGGTATTAATGCGCTTTGGGGACCTCTTCATGGTGGAGCTAATGCAGCTGTTATCAAAATGTTAGAGAACATTAAAGAAGATGGCGGAGATACCAAAAAATGGATGGCTAAAGCGAAGGATAAAGATGATCCATTCAGACTATTCGGATTCGGCCACAGGGTATATAAAAACTTTGATCCTAGAGCTAAGATAATCAAAAAGGCCGCTGATGATGTATTGAGTAAACTGGGAGTTAACGATCCTGTATTAGAAATTGCTAAAGGTCTTGAAGAGGTAGCTCTTAATGATGATTACTTCGTAGAGAGAAAGCTTTACCCTAACGTAGACTTCTATTCTGGTATTATATACAGAGCATTAGGCATACCTGAAAATATGTTTACAGTAATGTTTGCTCTTGGACGTTTACCAGGATGGATCGCTCAGTGGAAAGAAATGAGAGAAAACGGAGAGCCTATCGGTCGACCAAGACAGATATATGTAGGTGAAAACCTCAGACCTTACGTTGAAGCAGATAAAAGATAA
- a CDS encoding sigma-70 family RNA polymerase sigma factor, giving the protein MRQLKITQSITNRDSRTLEKYFNEISKDELLTPEEEVDLAQRIREGDEAALEKLVKANLRFVVSVAKQYHYSNKIPLNDLINEGNLGLVKAAKRFDEKRGFKFISYAVWWIRQSIIQALAEHSRIVRIPSNKIGALSKIDQASSLLEQQFEREPTDEELAELLDMSIDEVRTTVRSQTKQVSIDKPFSEDEGSSLLDVMEDEDSNEVDNIVYSDSLRREVTRLLSTLTERERIVISQYFGLSENTSLSLEDIGENLGLTRERVRQIKEKALRKLSKNPKNELLKPYLAN; this is encoded by the coding sequence ATGAGACAACTTAAGATTACACAGTCTATTACCAACAGGGATAGCAGAACCCTGGAAAAGTACTTTAATGAAATATCTAAGGATGAGTTACTCACACCTGAAGAAGAGGTAGATTTAGCGCAGAGGATTAGAGAAGGTGATGAGGCTGCTTTAGAAAAGCTGGTGAAGGCCAACTTAAGGTTTGTGGTTTCAGTTGCAAAGCAATATCATTACTCTAATAAAATACCTTTGAATGATCTTATTAACGAAGGTAACTTAGGTTTGGTAAAGGCTGCTAAGAGATTTGATGAAAAGAGGGGATTTAAGTTTATTTCTTATGCTGTATGGTGGATCAGACAATCAATTATTCAGGCATTGGCTGAGCACTCAAGAATTGTAAGAATACCTTCTAATAAAATAGGTGCTCTTTCTAAAATAGATCAGGCTTCTTCTTTATTGGAGCAACAATTTGAGCGTGAACCAACCGATGAAGAATTAGCAGAATTGCTAGATATGTCTATCGATGAGGTGAGAACAACTGTTCGCTCTCAAACAAAACAAGTTTCTATTGATAAGCCGTTTTCAGAAGATGAAGGTAGTTCTTTATTAGATGTAATGGAAGATGAAGATAGTAACGAAGTTGATAACATCGTTTATAGTGATTCTTTAAGAAGAGAGGTTACAAGACTGTTATCTACACTTACTGAAAGAGAGAGAATAGTGATTAGCCAATATTTTGGGCTAAGCGAAAACACAAGCCTTTCTCTTGAAGATATTGGTGAGAACTTAGGACTTACTCGTGAAAGAGTTAGACAAATAAAAGAAAAGGCACTTAGAAAATTATCTAAGAATCCTAAAAACGAATTATTAAAGCCTTACCTGGCTAACTAA